AATGTTCTTCGCCACGCTCGGCGTGATCGCATCCAGCATCGAGAACATCGCCATCGAGATCCGCCACATGCAGCGCACCGAGGTGCTGGAGGCGGAGGAGTTCTTCAGCCCCGGCCAGAAAGGCTCCTCGGCCATGCCGCATAAGCGCAACCCGGTGCTGACGGAGAACCTGACCGGCCTTGCCCGGCTGGTCCGCATGACGGTGATCCCGGCCATGGAAAACGTGGCGCTCTGGCATGAGCGTGACATCTCCCACAGCTCGGTCGAGCGTGGCATTGCGCCGGACGCGACCGTGACGCTGGATTTCGCGCTGAACCGTCTGGCGGGCGTGGTCGAGAAGCTGGTGGTTTACCCGGACAACATGCTGGCAAATATGAACAAGTTCAAGGGTCTGGTGATGTCGCAGCGGGTGCTGCTGGCGCTGACGCAGGCCGGGGTTTCACGCGAGGATGCCTACCGGCTGGTGCAGCGCAATGCGATGAAGGTCTGGGAGGACGGCAAGGACTTCAAAGAGGAATTGCTGGCCGATGCCGAGGTGACAGCGGCGTTGTCACCTGCCGAGATCGAGGAAAAATTCGACCTCGGTTATCACACCAAGCATGTCGACACGATCTTCGCCCGCGTCTTTGGCGAGGCCGGATAACCGGGGCTTAAACAATCTCTGCCATCTTCATCCCGCGAAGCAAGTGGGGATGATGAATGAACCTGGAACCGGCCTTATCGCCGCGCCAGAAGGCAGCGGTCATCGTGCGGCTGCTGATCGGCTCCGGCGAGGATCTGTCGCTGGAGCAGCTGCCGCCTGACGCACAATCGGCGCTGGCGCATGAGATGGCGCTGATGGGGTTGGTCGATCGCCAGACCCGCGACCGCGTCATCGAGGAATTCTGCGAGTCGGTGGAGCAGGTCGGCGTGACCTTCCCCGGCGGGCTGAACCCGACGCTCGATCTGCTGGGCGGAACGCTGTCACAGGACACGGCGGACCGGCTGCGCCGCATGGCCGCGATGGCGGGGCATTCCGACCCGTGGGACAGGATCGCAACGCTTCCGGCGCGGCAGATTGCCGGGCTCGCGCAGAGCGAAGCCGTGGAGATCGCGGCGGTGCTGTTCTCGAAATTGCCGGTTCCGAAGGCGGCGGAGGCATTCGCGCTGATGCCCGCAGATCAGGCGCGGCATATCGCCTATGCCATGTCACTCACCTCGGGCATTGAAACGCCGGCGCTGCGTCGGATCGGGGTTGCGCTGTTGCAGGCCGTCGATGGCACGGCGCGCCCGGCCATTGACAAGGCCCCGGTCGAAAAGGTCGGCGCGATCCTGAACGAAGCACCATCGGGCACGCGCGATCAGGTGCTGACCGGGTTGGACGAAGATGACGCAGCCTTCGCGCAGGAGGTGCGGAAGGCGATCTTCACCTGGGCGAATATCCCGTCCCGCATCGATCCGCGCGACATACCGCGCATTGCGCGCGCCGCGGACCCTGCCACGCTCCACAAGGCGATTGCCGGGGCAAAGGATGCTGATCGCGTGGCGGCGGAATTTATCCTGTCAAACCTGTCCAGCCGCATGGCCGACGGCATACGGGACGAAGCCGAAGCATTGGGCCGCGTGTCATCGGAAGACACTGAAACCGCGATGGCGGAGATCGTCGCCACAATCCGGCGGATGGAGCAGGCGGGCGATCTGTTCCTGATCTCCGCCGACACAGATGACGACGGCACGGAAATCGCAATCAGAACAGCGGAAAGCGCATGATCCTGCCGCCGGGTAACAGCAGCGACTGGATCAATCCCATTCGGACTGGCGCGATTTCTCCAGATTGCCGAAGCGGGTGAAGCGGCCTTCGAAGGCAAGTTCGACCGTGCCGATAGGCCCGTGACGCTGCTTGCCCAAAATCACCTCGGCCTTGCCGTGGACCGCATTCATCTCCTCCTGCCATTTGGCGAGTTTTTCCAACTCGTGATCGGAGGGTTTTTCGCGTTCCTTGTAATATTCCTCGCGGAACACGAACATCACGATATCCGCATCCTGCTCGATAGAGCCGGATTCGCGCAGATCGGAAAGTTGCGGACGCTTGTCCTCACGGCTTTCCACCTGACGCGACAACTGCGACAGCGCGATGACCGGGATATTCAGTTCCTTGGCGATGGCTTTCAGACCTTGCGTGATCTCCGACACCTCGTTCACGCGGCTGTCCTTGGCGGAGGCCGGGCGCAGAAGCTGAAGATAGTCGACGATCAGAACATCCAGCCCATGCGTCCGCTTCAGCTTGCGCGCCCGCGCGGCAAGCTGGTTGATCGGCAGGGCAGGCGTATCGTCGATATAAAGCGGGCAGGCCTGAAGGTCGTTCGCGGCATCGACGAAGCGGCGGAACTCCTCCTCCGTCATATCGCCCGAACGGATCTGCTGGCTGGGAACCTCCGCGGCCTCGGACAGGATCCGGGCGGCAAGCTGTTCGGCGGACATCTCCAGCGAGAAGAACCCGACCACGCCGCCCTCGACCGAGCCTTGCGTGCCGTCCGATTTTTCGCCGGTCTTCTGCGCTTTGGCGACATTGAACGCGATATTCGTGGCCAGCGAGGTTTTCCCCATCGAAGGACGCCCGGCAAGGATGACCAGGTCGGAATTGTTCAACCCGCCCATCTTGCGGTCAAGGTCGATCAGCCCGGTCGGAATGCCGGAAAGCTGCCCATCACGCTCATATGCCGCCGCCGCCGCGTCGACCGCCCCGGTCACGGCCTTGAGGAAAGACTGGAAACCACGCTCCGCGACACCCTGCTCGCCCAGCTTGTAGAGCTTCTGCTCGGCATCCTTGATCTGTTCTTCCGCGTCATCCTCAACCCGGACAGAGGCGGCACGCGCCGCGACCTCCTGCCCCAGACCGATCAGTTCGCGGCGCAGCGCGAATTCACGGATCATCTGCGCATAATCCCGTGCCGCATAGGCAGAAATCGCCGCCGCAGCGATCCGCGCCAGATAGGCCGGACCGCCGAGATCTTTCAGACCGGCGTCGCTTTCCATAAACGCTTTCAGTGTCACCGGGCTGGCAAGCGCGTTTTTGCGGATACGTTCCGAGGCGATTTCATAGATCCGGGTGTGCACCGGCTCATAGAAATGTTCGGGTTTCAGAAGCTGGCTGATCCGGTCGAAAACGTCGTTATTGGTCAGCAGCGCGCCGAGCAGCTGCTGCTCCGCCTCGATTGAAAACGGAACGCTCTGTTCTTCCGACTCAGGCTGGGCCGATGCCGCCTGCAATGCCCTGATTTCGCTCATGCCTGCCCCGTGTTTCTATTATTAAGTCGTTCTATTACCACAAAATATGCTTAATTTGAACGCAGCCACCCAAAAATATGGTGGGTAAGGCTGGGGAATATCTGTGGATAACAGCGGCGCGAAGCATCAGGCAGGGCTTCGCGCCGGGTTAATCTCGATCTAGGCGTTCTTTTCCTGCCATTCCCGTGGGTTGCTCAGGAATGCCTCGACCTCGCTAAGCGTGGCGGTATCGAAAACCTGCTGCTCTTTCGCCTCCGCCAGCACATCCCACCAAGTGCAGAGATGATGCAGACTGACGCCATGATCCGCCAGGCGCTGCGTCGTTTCCGGAAAAATGCCGTAATAGAAGATTACCGCCGTATGACCACATTGCGCGCCGGTCTCCCGGATCGCATCGACGAAGCTCAGCTTGGAGCCGCCATCCGTGGTCAGATCCTCGACCAGAAGCACCCGGTCGGTTTCATCCATCCGGCCCTCGATCCGGGCGTTTCGGCCATAACCTTTGGGTTTCTTCCGCACATAAGTCATCGGCAGGGCAAGCCGTTCGGCCACCATTGCGCCGAAGGGAATGCCCGCCGTCTCGCCGCCAGCGACATTGGTGAACGCCTCGAACCCCGCATCCCGCAGCACCGTCGCGGTCAAAAAATCCATCAGCGTGCCGCGCACACGGGGGTAGGAGATAATCCGCCGGCAATCGACATAGGTCGGCCCCTTGAGGCCGGATGCGTAGGTGAACGGTTCGGCGGCATTGAAGTCGACGGCCTTGATTTCCAGCAGGGCGCGCGCGGTCAGCCGGGCGAT
The genomic region above belongs to Paracoccus sp. SCSIO 75233 and contains:
- a CDS encoding orotate phosphoribosyltransferase, whose protein sequence is MSLSFPAQDEIARLTARALLEIKAVDFNAAEPFTYASGLKGPTYVDCRRIISYPRVRGTLMDFLTATVLRDAGFEAFTNVAGGETAGIPFGAMVAERLALPMTYVRKKPKGYGRNARIEGRMDETDRVLLVEDLTTDGGSKLSFVDAIRETGAQCGHTAVIFYYGIFPETTQRLADHGVSLHHLCTWWDVLAEAKEQQVFDTATLSEVEAFLSNPREWQEKNA
- a CDS encoding replicative DNA helicase; translated protein: MSEIRALQAASAQPESEEQSVPFSIEAEQQLLGALLTNNDVFDRISQLLKPEHFYEPVHTRIYEIASERIRKNALASPVTLKAFMESDAGLKDLGGPAYLARIAAAAISAYAARDYAQMIREFALRRELIGLGQEVAARAASVRVEDDAEEQIKDAEQKLYKLGEQGVAERGFQSFLKAVTGAVDAAAAAYERDGQLSGIPTGLIDLDRKMGGLNNSDLVILAGRPSMGKTSLATNIAFNVAKAQKTGEKSDGTQGSVEGGVVGFFSLEMSAEQLAARILSEAAEVPSQQIRSGDMTEEEFRRFVDAANDLQACPLYIDDTPALPINQLAARARKLKRTHGLDVLIVDYLQLLRPASAKDSRVNEVSEITQGLKAIAKELNIPVIALSQLSRQVESREDKRPQLSDLRESGSIEQDADIVMFVFREEYYKEREKPSDHELEKLAKWQEEMNAVHGKAEVILGKQRHGPIGTVELAFEGRFTRFGNLEKSRQSEWD
- a CDS encoding flagellar motor switch protein FliG, giving the protein MNLEPALSPRQKAAVIVRLLIGSGEDLSLEQLPPDAQSALAHEMALMGLVDRQTRDRVIEEFCESVEQVGVTFPGGLNPTLDLLGGTLSQDTADRLRRMAAMAGHSDPWDRIATLPARQIAGLAQSEAVEIAAVLFSKLPVPKAAEAFALMPADQARHIAYAMSLTSGIETPALRRIGVALLQAVDGTARPAIDKAPVEKVGAILNEAPSGTRDQVLTGLDEDDAAFAQEVRKAIFTWANIPSRIDPRDIPRIARAADPATLHKAIAGAKDADRVAAEFILSNLSSRMADGIRDEAEALGRVSSEDTETAMAEIVATIRRMEQAGDLFLISADTDDDGTEIAIRTAESA